The region CCGCAGGCCGAACATCAGAACCATGCCAGTCAGGGCGATCAGACTGACGGTGGGCCAACCCCACACCAGACCGTTGATCGGATCATTGATGGCCCGGATCGCTGTTTCGAGACCACCCATCCCTTAACCCTCGGTTGTCGAGATGGTGTCACAGCTGATCAGCTGTGACAATCCAATCAAAGGGCTTCCAGATCGTCGAAGCGGAAGGTTTGCGAACCAGCCGGGGTGTCACCGTGAGCCTCAGAGTCGATGACCCGTTCTTGGAGCACCCATGGCCCATCCCCGGGTAGGGCCACGAACGTGTCTTTGAAGCTGCTGCGTCCACCCTTCGCCTCACCCGTGGCCGGGTCGGCGTATTGGCTGGTGTACGTGTGGCTGAGATAGCCGGCACCGGTGTTGGTGACCTCGGTCGTGAAGATCGTCACGACCGTTCCGTGAATATGACGATGCACCATCGTCACGACGTCACCCTTGATGCGGTAGCGGTCTCCTTCGCCTTTGCCACTGACCAGCACCTCGGTTCCAACGGCATCGGTCTCACCAGCGGTGAACTGGTTTTCGCCATGGGTCTGCTCGAAGCTGCGGCGGACGCGGTGGATGGCCACTTCCCAGAGTTGGGACTGAACCGCTTTCAGAACATCTGCATCGTCGATGCCCTCCACCTTGGCTTTGAGGTCTGCGCCTACTTCAAAGCGGCCTTCAACCTGCTGTTCCCCTTGCTGCCAGATACAGCGGCCGCGGTAGCCGGAAAAGCCAGGATCCCAGGTGTAACGGTTTTCGTAGGCACGCCGGAACTGATCGCGAAGATCGCTGCCGGGTTTGACGGGGGCGGAGGCTGTCACGGCGGTGGTTCTGCTGCTGCAACCCTACCGATCACCGCCGGGTGCCATGGACGTCCTGCAGAGCATTGATGCTGAGGGTGGGCTGACTCTGAAGTGTGGCGATGGCCTCCACCGCAGCGCGGGCACCAGCCAGGGTTGTGACCGTGGGAACGGCATAATCCAGGGCTGCCCGG is a window of Synechococcus sp. A15-24 DNA encoding:
- a CDS encoding DUF3386 domain-containing protein; this encodes MTASAPVKPGSDLRDQFRRAYENRYTWDPGFSGYRGRCIWQQGEQQVEGRFEVGADLKAKVEGIDDADVLKAVQSQLWEVAIHRVRRSFEQTHGENQFTAGETDAVGTEVLVSGKGEGDRYRIKGDVVTMVHRHIHGTVVTIFTTEVTNTGAGYLSHTYTSQYADPATGEAKGGRSSFKDTFVALPGDGPWVLQERVIDSEAHGDTPAGSQTFRFDDLEAL